From the Saimiri boliviensis isolate mSaiBol1 chromosome X, mSaiBol1.pri, whole genome shotgun sequence genome, one window contains:
- the LOC120366576 gene encoding heterogeneous nuclear ribonucleoprotein A1-like has protein sequence MSKSESPKELEQLRKLFIGGLSFETTDESLRSHFEQWGTLTDCVVMRDPNTKRSRGFGFITYATVEEVDAAMKARPHKVDGRVVEPKRDVSREDSQRPGAHLTVKKIFDGGIKEDTEEHHLRDYFEQYGKIEVIEIMTDRGSGKKRGFAFVTFDDHDSVDKIVIQKYHTVNGHNCEVRKALSRQEMASASSSQRGQSGSGNFGGGHGGGFGGNDNYSRGGNFSGRGGFGGSSGGGGYGGSGDGYNGFGNDGGSFGGGGSYNDFGSYNNQSSNFGPMKGRNFGGRSSGPYGGGGQYFAKPRNQGGYGGSSSSNSHGSGGGF, from the coding sequence ATGTCTAAGTCAGAGTCTCCTAAAGAGCTGGAACAGCTGAGGAAGCTCTTCATTGGAGGGTTGAGCTTTGAAACAACCGATGAGAGCCTGAGGAGCCATTTTGAGCAATGGGGAACACTCACAGACTGTGTGGTAATGAGAGATCCAAATACCAAGCGCTCCAGGGGCTTTGGGTTCATCACGTATGCAactgtggaggaggtggatgcagcGATGAAGGCAAGGCCACACAAAGTGGATGGAAGAgttgtggaaccaaagagagatgtctcaagagaagattctcaaagaccaggtgcccacttaactgtgaaaaaaatattcgatggtggcattaaagaagacactgaagaacatcacctaagagattattttgaacagtatggaaaaattgaagtgattgaaatcatgactgacagaggcagtggcaagaaaaggggctttgccttTGTAACCTTTGATGACCATGACTCCGTGGATAAGATTGTCATTCAGAAATATCATACTGTGAATGGCCACAactgtgaagttaggaaagccCTGTCAAGGCAAGAGATGGCTAGTGCTTCATCCAGCCAAAGAGGTCAAAGTGGCtctggaaactttggtggtggtcATGGAGGTGGTTTCGGTGGGAATGACAACTATAGTCgtggaggaaacttcagtggtcgtggtggctttggtggcagctctggtggtggtggatatggtggcagtggggatggctataatggatttggtaatgatggaggcagttttggaggtggtggaagctacaatgattttggcagttacaacaatcagtcttcaaattttggacccatgaagggaagaaactttggaggcagaagctctggcccctaTGGTGGTGGCGGccaatactttgccaaaccaCGAAACCAAGGTGGCTATGGTGGTTCCAGTAGCAGCAATAGCCACGGCAGTGGCGGAggattttaa